One window of Triticum dicoccoides isolate Atlit2015 ecotype Zavitan chromosome 5A, WEW_v2.0, whole genome shotgun sequence genomic DNA carries:
- the LOC119303721 gene encoding L-type lectin-domain containing receptor kinase SIT2-like, with translation MPLIQLQLASPTMKHTSFLQQFVFLFGLIVTTLVSGDDQFLFSGFSQPSLTLDGCAMVTDGGLLDLSNGTTVLKGHAFYPTPLHFRKSPGGKVQSFAVHVVFSIFISYADLSADGMAFFIAPTKNFSDARAAKYFALLNEKNNGDTSNHIFMIELDTYRNSELQDIDENHIGININSAVSMQSSASGFYEDKGGAFKNMTLNGNQAMQLWVDYNEGDTQINVTLAPINVGKPSRPLLSATYDLTTVLSDSAQYIGFSSMATPINTRQYVMGWSFGMNKPALSIDISKLLKLPRVGPKAQSKLLVIVLPIATATLILSMGTLVTLVVRRRLKYAEVREDWEGEFGPHRFSDKDLFHATRGFKNKHLLGEGGFGKVYKGVLPSCNVEIAVKRMSHESRQGMKEFVTEVVSIGRLRHRNVVQLLGYCRRKGELFLVYTYMPNGSLDKYLHCEEQNAILNWVQRFRVIKGIATGLLYLHEKWEKIVIHRDIKASNILLDGEMNARLGDFGLARLYDHGTDPQTTHMVGTKGYLAPELLRTGKASPHTDVFAFGMFLLEVACGQKPVKRNAEGNEVFLVEWVLEHWNNGLLIETVDAILQGDYNIDEAYLVLKLGLLCLHPFPSSRPRMRQVMQYLDGEMPLPELRKTELSVNMAALVKSNGPNSVTLSYPQITSSFCTISGLSGGR, from the coding sequence ATGCCGCTTATTCAGTTGCAGCTTGCAAGTCCTACAATGAAGCATACATCCTTCCTTCAACAATTTGTCTTCCTATTTGGTCTTATCGTCACAACCTTGGTCTCTGGTGATGATCAATTTCTCTTCTCCGGCTTCAGCCAACCCAGCCTAACCCTGGACGGATGTGCCATGGTCACAGATGGTGGCCTTCTTGATCTGTCCAATGGCACGACTGTTCTCAAGGGCCATGCCTTCTATCCCACTCCTCTGCACTTCCGCAAGTCACCCGGTGGTAAAGTTCAATCATTCGCAGTCCATGTAGTCTTCAGCATCTTCATCTCTTACGCAGACTTGAGCGCTGATGGCATGGCTTTCTTCATTGCACCCACAAAGAATTTCTCTGATGCACGGGCAGCAAAGTACTTTGCCCTCCTCAACGAGAAGAACAATGGCGACACAAGCAATCACATCTTCATGATCGAACTTGACACCTACAGAAATTCTGAGCTCCAAGACATTGATGAAAATCACATTGGTATCAATATCAACAGTGCAGTCTCCATGCAATCCAGTGCATCTGGCTTCTACGAAGACAAGGGTGGTGCCTTCAAGAACATGACGCTGAATGGCAACCAGGCTATGCAGCTCTGGGTAGACTACAATGAGGGTGATACGCAGATCAATGTGACCTTGGCTCCGATCAACGTGGGAAAACCATCAAGGCCACTGCTCTCTGCAACCTATGATCTCACAACTGTACTCTCGGACTCAGCTCAGTACATTGGATTCTCATCCATGGCTACTCCCATCAACACCCGTCAGTACGTGATGGGTTGGAGCTTTGGCATGAATAAACCAGCTCTATCCATTGACATCTCCAAGCTTCTGAAGTTGCCTCGTGTTGGTCCCAAGGCCCAATCCAAGCTCTTGGTGATCGTCCTACCAATAGCCACTGCAACATTGATCCTCTCTATGGGCACTCTTGTCACTCTAGTTGTGCGAAGGCGACTGAAGTATGCTGAGGTGCGTGAGGATTGGGAGGGAGAATTCGGTCCGCATCGGTTCTCCGACAAGGATCTGTTCCATGCTACGAGAGGGTTCAAGAACAAACACCTACTTGGAGAAGGAGGTTTTGGGAAAGTATATAAAGGAGTGCTTCCATCGTGTAATGTGGAGATTGCTGTGAAGAGGATGTCTCATGAGTCAAGAcagggcatgaaagaatttgtcacCGAGGTTGTTAGCATTGGTCGACTCCGACATCGCAACGTTGTGCAATTACTTGGCTATTGTCGGAGAAAAGGTGAACTGTTTTTGGTTTATACTTACATGCCAAATGGTAGCCTTGATAAATATCTACATTGTGAAGAGCAGAATGCCATTTTGAATTGGGTTCAAAGGTTTCGAGTTATCAAAGGCATTGCTACCGGCTTACTCTATCTCCATGAGAAGTGGGAGAAAATTGTAATCCATAGAGACATCAAAGCAAGCAATATACTGCTGGATGGTGAAATGAATGCGCGACTTGGTGACTTTGGCCTTGCAAGGTTATATGATCATGGCACTGACCCACAGACCACACATATGGTTGGTACCAAGGGATACCTAGCCCCCGAGCTACTGCGGACAGGGAAGGCATCCCCTCATACAGATGTTTTTGCCTTCGGCATGTTCCTTCTCGAGGTTGCTTGCGGTCAAAAACCTGTCAAGAGAAATGCAGAGGGAAATGAAGTTTTCTTGGTAGAATGGGTACTCGAGCATTGGAACAATGGGTTGCTTATTGAGACAGTGGATGCTATCCTCCAGGGTGATTACAACATTGATGAGGCATACCTCGTGTTAAAGCTGGGACTTTTGTGCTTGCACCCATTTCCTAGTTCGAGGCCCAGGATGCGGCAAGTTATGCAATACCTCGACGGTGAGATGCCACTGCCCGAGCTGAGGAAGACGGAGCTGAGCGTGAACATGGCGGCCTTGGTGAAAAGCAATGGACCGAACTCGGTCACCTTGTCATACCCGCAGATCACATCGAGCTTCTGCACGATATCTGGCCTCTCAGGAGGAAGATGA